The Ignavibacteriales bacterium genome segment ATTATTTTAAGTGACATAGAAGGTTTTTCATATGAAGAGATTGCTGATTTTGTTGATTGCCCGGTTGGTACTGTAAGATCAAGATTGCATAGAGCAAGGAAAATGCTTTATGTTCGACTTCATAAATATGCGCAAGAAAAAGGTTACGTTAAAAGTGATTGATTTAAATTATCCATTTTCGGAGATAAGTATTTGCAACACAATGATATTGTTGAACAGATTACCGCTTTAGCGGATAACGAAATAAAGGATGAAAAGGAAATTGCAAGAATTAAATCTATTCTTGCCCGAAACGTAAATCTGAATATTGAATATCAAGTTCAATCTCAAATAAAAAAATTAATCAACTCTCGTATTGGTTTAGTACCAGTACCATACAATTTACAAAGAAGGATTTCTTCCCAATTACAAGGGGAAATACTTAAAACCTCGTCTCAATCATTTTTCCAGTTTCCATCTATTTCAATTTTTAGAAAACCACAATTTGTTTTAGCGGTGTCATTAGTTTTAATTGGAATTTTATATCTACTCTTCCCATTTCAAGGAATAAATTATTCCGAAATTATAAAAAGACAAAATGGAAGTTCGAATATGTTTGTCCAGGCAATACAAAATTATCAAAACCTAATTGATGGGAAACTTGGGATTCAATTTGCAAATAATGACCCGGATAAGATTAAAAAATATTTTATTGATCAAGGAGTTAAATACGAAACTTTTGTTCCTGTGTTTAATGATTGGGAATTGCATGGCTGTGTTGTTTCGATATTCAATAGTGAGAAACTTGCCCACCATATTTATAAATGTAAAAGTGGAAAATTAATTTATGTTTTTCAGGTGGATGAGGATTGTATAAAGAAAGAAAAAATGTTGGCTCTTTCAGATGATCTGATTAAAATTATGGATGATGGTAAGTATTGTGCATGTGTGGTAGAAAATCGATCTATCCTTATCTGGAAAAATAAACTTAATATCAATATTGCAATTTCTGAAGTAGAATTAAATAATCTTAAAAACAATTTTATTGCTGAAGCTTTTAAATAAGCCTGGTTCTAACAATAAAAATCCGCTTTATATTCTATCAATATAATTAACCAATTAAGTTCTTTTTCACATATTTATCAGAGTAAATCCCTTAAAATTGCTCATTTTTAAGGGATTTTTATTAAAGACAAGCATATTAAACCAGTTGAAAGTTCTAATACATATTTGGCTGATTCCATTTTTTTCGGTAAGTTTAAGGTGTTAAAATCAAAGGTATAATGATGGCAAGAATTAAGAATATAGAGGCGCAATGCTCCGTTTGTGGTAATGTTACAAAAATGGAATTAGCTGGTGAGATCCCCGTTTTCGATAATCCAAATAAAAGATGGGCAAAATGTAAAAAATGTAAACAGATGGTTATAGTTGATATAACAGCAAACGAACACACTAAAGTTAATACAGATGATATTAGTCTGGAAAATTTTTCCGAATATTCCCCTGCAAAAACGTTTGTATTAGGTGAATCGATATACCATAAAACCTGGGATGATTATGGAATGGTTATAGCGAAAGAAATTTCTTCCAATGGACAGAACTCTATTAAAGTTGAGTTTATAAAAGTTGGACAAAAAAAATTAATCGAATCAGTTTTATAAATTAATATACCATCAAGGAAGGTGAAAAAGATTTGGTAGGCATTATAATTCAAGAAAATGAATCAATCGATAAAGCATTAAAGAGATTCAAAAAAAAATACGAACGATCTGGAATTCTTAAAGAATTTAAAAAACGCACTTTTTTTGTTAAGCCCTCGATTGAAAAAAGGATGGAA includes the following:
- the rpsU gene encoding 30S ribosomal protein S21, with the protein product MVGIIIQENESIDKALKRFKKKYERSGILKEFKKRTFFVKPSIEKRMERIKAQRRASRENSQNE